The following are encoded together in the Streptomyces flavofungini genome:
- a CDS encoding LmeA family phospholipid-binding protein, with translation MRSPHRMAVSEPSAPLEETTPHQPYEETISRDPYEETASRNPYEELGSLAPGPLEDFLREEPEAEAEAPWQPPNHRRAGRRRRNRFAGLPLAAKAVVALAVAAAFLVLADRWALLYAEHEAADKLKDQLDLSAAPEVDIEGFPFLTQVLDQRLDEVKVTVPDVAADRVSLAKVSATATDVTMKGDGPTSLTGAVIGRMRGEVLLSFDDLNRELGASQVTFTGHGRDKVYARGTLPVAGHDLKVRADARIERTGERGVATDIDRMRLDIGDMATYRPGARESEGLHLSREGARRVADESSQAKALLAVPEIARRLGVPDGAVREALRSDAKLNDVTGSPEFVDDVMRLNLIDVAMGHPALLKRLGLDPALLKGLDDLTRPVLVDRLSLSFELPRLPGEGAMRLQGVKVEEDGIRVGVEGYGIGFGG, from the coding sequence ATGCGTTCCCCCCACCGCATGGCCGTTTCTGAACCGTCCGCTCCGCTCGAAGAGACAACCCCCCACCAGCCGTACGAAGAGACAATCTCTCGCGACCCGTACGAAGAGACAGCCTCCCGCAACCCGTACGAAGAGCTCGGCTCCCTCGCGCCCGGCCCCCTGGAGGACTTCCTCCGGGAGGAGCCCGAGGCGGAGGCCGAAGCCCCGTGGCAGCCGCCCAACCACCGGCGCGCCGGCCGTCGGCGCCGCAATCGGTTCGCCGGGCTTCCGCTGGCCGCGAAGGCCGTCGTCGCTCTCGCCGTCGCCGCCGCGTTCCTCGTCCTCGCCGACCGCTGGGCCCTGCTCTACGCCGAGCACGAGGCCGCCGACAAGCTCAAGGACCAGCTGGACCTGAGCGCGGCCCCCGAGGTCGACATCGAGGGCTTCCCCTTCCTCACCCAGGTCCTCGACCAGCGTCTGGACGAGGTGAAGGTGACCGTGCCCGACGTCGCCGCCGACCGCGTCTCGCTCGCCAAGGTCTCCGCGACCGCCACCGACGTGACCATGAAGGGCGACGGGCCCACCTCCCTGACCGGCGCCGTCATCGGGCGGATGCGCGGCGAGGTGCTCCTCTCCTTCGACGACCTCAACCGCGAGCTCGGCGCCTCCCAGGTCACCTTCACCGGCCACGGCCGCGACAAGGTGTACGCCCGCGGCACCCTGCCCGTCGCCGGGCACGACCTGAAGGTCCGCGCCGACGCCCGCATCGAGCGCACCGGCGAGCGCGGCGTCGCCACCGACATCGACCGGATGCGCCTCGACATCGGCGACATGGCGACCTACCGGCCGGGCGCGCGGGAGTCCGAGGGGCTGCACCTCAGCCGCGAGGGCGCCCGGCGCGTGGCCGACGAGTCGTCCCAGGCCAAGGCCCTGCTCGCGGTGCCCGAGATCGCCCGCCGCCTCGGGGTGCCGGACGGCGCCGTGCGCGAGGCGCTGCGCAGCGACGCCAAGCTCAACGACGTCACCGGGTCGCCGGAGTTCGTCGACGACGTGATGCGCCTCAACCTCATCGACGTGGCGATGGGGCACCCCGCCCTCCTGAAGCGCCTCGGCCTCGACCCCGCCCTCCTCAAGGGCCTCGACGACCTCACCCGGCCCGTCCTCGTCGACCGGCTCTCCCTCTCCTTCGAGCTGCCGAGGCTTCCGGGCGAGGGCGCCATGCGGTTGCAGGGTGTGAAGGTGGAGGAGGACGGGATCCGGGTGGGGGTCGAGGGGTACGGGATCGGGTTCGGGGGGTAG
- the abc-f gene encoding ribosomal protection-like ABC-F family protein: MAPAVSQLTLTDVTKRYADHLVLDRVRLTVRPGERAGVIGDNGSGKSTLLRLLAGRERPDNGTVTVVAPGGTGHLAQTLDLPDSARVGDAVDLALAELRSLERRIQAAGADLDGADPAAYDAYAALVARFEARGGYGADRRVDVALRHLGEHTGLDRSRRLGTLSGGQRSRLALAATLASAPELLLLDEPTNDLDDEAVAWLEERLRAHRGTLVAVTHDRTFLDRVTDTVLEVDHDTRSVRRHGDGYAGYLTAKAAERARHEREYEEWRAEVGRQSRLADSGIGRLDAIPRKAPAAFSGAGAFRARSRAHGAMSRIRNARERLGRLTENPVSAPPQPLRFAASVAGAADGAVEVADLRVPGRLALDSLRVPAGGRLLVTGPNGAGKSTLLRVLAGEVEPEPGATVRRPARVGLLRQVAAPVSRAEGARSLLAAFGEDRGDELLALGLFHESDLRRPVGTLSTGQRRRLELARLVTRPYDLLLLDEPTNHVSPALVEDLEAALATYAGTLVVVTHDRRLRAGYRGQTLTLPLTGPSDISPSGD, translated from the coding sequence GTGGCCCCCGCCGTCTCCCAGCTCACCCTCACCGACGTCACCAAGCGCTACGCCGACCACCTCGTCCTCGACCGGGTCCGGCTCACCGTCCGGCCCGGTGAGAGGGCCGGTGTCATCGGGGACAACGGTTCGGGCAAGTCCACGCTGCTGCGGCTGCTCGCCGGGCGGGAGCGGCCCGACAACGGCACCGTCACCGTCGTCGCCCCGGGCGGCACCGGGCACCTCGCCCAGACCCTGGACCTGCCGGACTCCGCCCGCGTCGGTGACGCCGTCGACCTCGCGCTCGCCGAACTGCGGTCCCTGGAGCGCCGGATCCAGGCCGCGGGCGCGGATCTGGACGGCGCCGATCCGGCCGCGTACGACGCCTACGCCGCGCTCGTCGCCCGCTTCGAGGCGCGCGGCGGCTACGGCGCCGACCGACGCGTCGACGTCGCCCTGCGCCACCTCGGCGAGCACACCGGCCTCGACCGTTCGCGGCGGCTCGGCACGCTCTCCGGCGGGCAGCGCTCCCGGCTCGCCCTGGCCGCGACCCTCGCCTCCGCACCCGAGCTGCTGCTGCTCGACGAGCCGACCAACGACCTCGACGACGAGGCCGTGGCCTGGCTCGAGGAGCGGCTGCGCGCCCACCGCGGCACGCTCGTCGCCGTCACCCACGACCGGACCTTCCTGGACCGCGTCACCGACACCGTCCTGGAGGTCGACCATGACACCCGATCCGTGCGCCGCCACGGCGACGGCTACGCGGGCTACCTGACCGCCAAGGCCGCCGAACGGGCCCGGCACGAGCGGGAGTACGAGGAGTGGCGTGCCGAAGTGGGGCGCCAGTCGCGGCTCGCCGACTCGGGCATCGGGCGGCTCGACGCCATCCCGCGCAAGGCCCCCGCGGCCTTCAGCGGCGCGGGCGCCTTCCGGGCCCGGTCCCGGGCGCACGGCGCGATGAGCCGCATCCGCAACGCCCGCGAACGCCTCGGGCGGCTCACGGAGAACCCGGTGTCCGCGCCGCCGCAGCCGCTGCGGTTCGCTGCGAGCGTCGCGGGAGCAGCCGACGGCGCGGTCGAGGTGGCCGACCTGCGGGTGCCGGGGCGGCTCGCCCTGGACTCCCTGCGGGTTCCGGCCGGCGGGCGGCTCCTCGTGACCGGGCCCAACGGGGCGGGCAAGTCCACGCTCCTGCGGGTGCTCGCGGGGGAGGTCGAGCCGGAGCCGGGCGCCACCGTGCGGCGGCCCGCGCGGGTGGGGCTGCTGCGGCAGGTCGCGGCGCCCGTGTCCCGCGCGGAGGGCGCGCGTTCGCTGCTCGCGGCGTTCGGCGAGGACCGGGGCGACGAGCTGCTCGCGCTCGGCCTGTTCCACGAGTCGGACCTGCGGCGCCCGGTCGGCACCCTGTCCACGGGCCAGCGCCGCCGCCTCGAACTGGCCCGCCTGGTCACGCGCCCGTACGACCTGCTCCTCCTGGACGAGCCGACGAACCACGTCTCGCCCGCGCTTGTGGAGGACCTGGAGGCGGCACTCGCGACGTACGCGGGAACGCTGGTCGTGGTGACGCACGACCGGCGGCTGCGAGCGGGGTACCGGGGCCAGACCCTGACCCTGCCCCTGACGGGCCCGAGCGATATCAGCCCGTCCGGCGATTGA